In Pseudomonas rhizosphaerae, one DNA window encodes the following:
- a CDS encoding FadR/GntR family transcriptional regulator, translating to MDYRKPSDRKSMHSRIVQELGMQIVSGRFKPDDRLPAEALLCEEYAVSRPVLREATRVLVAKGLVYSKPRVGSVVKPRREWHMLDPDVLHWVMQSTPQNEFFALLTSVRTIIEPAAAALAAQHATEAEVASIGEAYQRMEAAESIDDVLQPDLDFHSRIADATHNDLLAHLCNMLSLALREALRHSNQRPNLHELALPRHKAILTAIENRDALGARHATLVQLDDARNALSVVLGQAAPAISDPATSG from the coding sequence ATGGATTATCGCAAGCCTTCAGATCGCAAAAGCATGCACTCGCGGATCGTCCAGGAACTGGGGATGCAAATCGTCTCCGGCCGCTTCAAACCCGACGACCGTTTGCCCGCCGAAGCCCTGCTGTGTGAAGAGTACGCGGTCAGCCGTCCGGTGCTGCGTGAGGCGACGCGGGTGTTGGTGGCCAAGGGCCTGGTGTACTCCAAGCCACGTGTAGGCTCGGTGGTCAAGCCGCGCCGCGAATGGCACATGCTCGACCCCGACGTGCTCCATTGGGTGATGCAGAGCACACCACAGAACGAGTTCTTCGCCCTGCTGACCAGCGTGCGGACCATCATCGAGCCAGCGGCGGCGGCGCTGGCGGCCCAGCATGCCACCGAAGCCGAGGTCGCTTCGATCGGCGAGGCCTACCAGCGCATGGAAGCGGCCGAGTCGATCGATGACGTGCTGCAGCCAGACCTGGATTTCCACAGCCGCATCGCCGATGCCACCCATAACGACCTGCTCGCGCACTTGTGCAACATGCTGTCGCTGGCCTTGCGCGAGGCCCTGCGTCATTCCAACCAGCGGCCCAACCTGCACGAGTTGGCTCTGCCGCGGCACAAGGCAATCCTGACCGCCATCGAGAACCGCGACGCGCTCGGCGCCCGGCACGCTACGCTGGTTCAACTGGACGACGCACGCAATGCGCTCAGCGTGGTGCTCGGCCAGGCCGCCCCGGCGATCAGCGACCCTGCAACCAGCGGATGA
- a CDS encoding hybrid sensor histidine kinase/response regulator: MSLSSGLIATVALAYMAVMFAIAFYGDRRSTPLPPRLRAWVYSLSLAVYCTSWTFFGAVGQAAEQLWAFLPIYLGPVLLMLLAPWVQQKMVMISKQENITSIADFIAARYGKSQSLAVVVALICLIGVLPYIALQLKGIVLGVNLLIGAGADATGTRVQDTAMVVTLVLALFTILFGTRTLDVTEHHRGMVLAIAFEALVKLFAFLAVGIFVTYGLYDGFDDLLDQAMLAPRLEAYWKETINWPSMVVQTGVAMMAILCLPRQFHVTVVENTDPQDLRLARWVFPAYLILAGLFVVPIALAGQMLLPSSVIPDSFVISLPLAEAHPALALLAFIGGASAATGMVIVASVALSTMVSNDMLLPWLLRRQSAERPFEVFRQWMLSVRRLSIVVILLLAYVSYRLLGSTASLATIGQIAFAAVTQLTPAMLGALYWKQANRRGVFAGLAVGIFLWFYTLVLPVAAHSLNLPLNLFPGLAWIHGNPFGLPITPLTQGVVLSLAGNFILFAWVSVLSRTRVSEHWQAGRFIGQEINAGPHGRSLLAVQINDLLNLAARFVGEERARQSFLRYAYRQGKGFNPNQNADGQWIAHTERLLAGVLGSSSTRAVVKAAIEGRDMQLEDVVRIADEASEVLQFNRALLQGAIENITQGISVIDQSLRLVAWNHRYLELFNYPDGLISVGRPIADIIRYNAERGLCGPGEAQVHVARRLHWMRQGRAHTSERLFPNGRVIELIGNPMPGGGFVMSFTDITAYREAAQALKDANEGLEQRVAERTHELSQLNQALTEAKGHAESANQSKTRFLAAVSHDLMQPLNAARLFSAALSHQPGLSTEASQLVQHMDHSLRSAEDLISDLLDISRLENGKISPDRKGFALSELFDGLGPEFKAQAREQDLDFRVRGSRLRVDSDIKLLRRVLQNFLTNAFRYGRGPILLGVRRKPGALSLEVWDRGPGIARDKLETIFEEFKRLDSHQTRAEKGLGLGLAIADGLCRVLGHPLQVRSWPGHGSVFSVTVPLAGVDTQNALPAPAPVSQPLGGARVLCVDNEDSILLGMHSLLSRWGCEVWTARNRQECAALLAQGKRPQLALVDYHLDEGETGTHLMAWLRTALAEPVPGVVISADVRPETVAQVHAAGLDYLAKPVKPAALRALLNRYLGRH, translated from the coding sequence ATGTCGTTGTCCAGCGGATTGATCGCCACTGTCGCCCTGGCCTACATGGCCGTGATGTTCGCCATCGCTTTCTATGGCGACCGCCGCAGCACGCCCCTGCCACCCCGGCTGCGGGCCTGGGTCTACAGCCTGTCGCTGGCGGTGTACTGCACCAGCTGGACGTTCTTCGGCGCGGTGGGCCAAGCGGCCGAGCAGCTCTGGGCGTTCCTGCCAATCTACCTGGGGCCGGTACTGCTGATGCTGCTGGCGCCCTGGGTGCAGCAGAAGATGGTGATGATCAGCAAGCAGGAGAACATCACCTCCATCGCCGACTTCATCGCGGCGCGCTACGGCAAATCGCAGAGCCTGGCGGTGGTGGTCGCGCTGATCTGTCTGATCGGAGTGCTGCCCTACATCGCCCTACAGCTCAAGGGCATCGTGCTGGGCGTGAACCTGCTGATCGGTGCCGGTGCCGACGCCACCGGCACCCGTGTGCAGGACACTGCCATGGTGGTGACCCTGGTGCTGGCGCTGTTCACCATCCTCTTCGGCACGCGCACGCTGGACGTCACAGAGCACCACCGCGGCATGGTCCTGGCCATCGCCTTCGAAGCGCTGGTCAAGCTGTTCGCATTCCTGGCCGTGGGCATCTTCGTCACCTACGGTCTGTACGACGGTTTCGATGACCTGCTCGATCAAGCCATGCTAGCGCCACGCCTGGAAGCGTACTGGAAGGAAACCATCAACTGGCCTTCGATGGTGGTGCAGACCGGCGTGGCCATGATGGCCATCCTGTGCCTGCCCCGGCAGTTCCACGTCACCGTGGTGGAGAACACCGACCCGCAGGACCTGCGCCTGGCACGCTGGGTGTTTCCCGCCTATCTGATCCTGGCCGGGCTGTTCGTGGTGCCGATTGCGCTGGCCGGGCAGATGCTGCTGCCCAGCTCGGTGATTCCGGATTCGTTCGTCATCAGCCTGCCCCTGGCCGAAGCCCACCCGGCCCTGGCTTTGCTGGCGTTCATCGGGGGCGCATCGGCGGCCACCGGCATGGTCATCGTCGCCAGCGTGGCGCTGTCGACCATGGTCTCCAACGACATGCTGCTGCCATGGCTGTTGCGTCGGCAGAGTGCGGAGCGGCCTTTCGAAGTGTTTCGCCAGTGGATGCTCAGCGTACGCCGGCTGAGCATCGTGGTGATCCTCTTGCTGGCTTACGTCAGCTATCGCCTGCTCGGCTCCACCGCCAGCCTGGCCACCATCGGCCAGATTGCCTTCGCCGCCGTGACCCAACTGACGCCGGCGATGCTCGGTGCGCTGTACTGGAAGCAGGCCAATCGGCGCGGGGTTTTCGCCGGGCTGGCGGTGGGTATCTTCCTCTGGTTCTACACCCTGGTGCTGCCGGTCGCGGCGCACAGCCTGAACCTGCCGCTGAACCTCTTTCCCGGCCTGGCCTGGATCCACGGCAACCCCTTCGGTTTGCCGATCACCCCGTTGACCCAAGGTGTGGTGTTGTCGCTGGCCGGTAACTTCATCCTCTTCGCCTGGGTTTCGGTGCTGTCGCGCACCCGTGTCAGCGAGCACTGGCAGGCCGGGCGTTTCATCGGTCAGGAGATCAACGCCGGACCCCATGGACGCTCGCTGCTCGCGGTGCAGATCAACGACCTGCTCAACCTGGCCGCGCGCTTCGTGGGTGAAGAACGCGCCCGGCAGAGCTTTCTTCGCTACGCCTACCGCCAGGGCAAGGGCTTCAACCCCAACCAGAACGCCGACGGCCAGTGGATCGCCCATACCGAACGGCTGCTGGCGGGCGTACTGGGCAGTTCATCGACCCGCGCGGTGGTGAAGGCGGCCATCGAAGGTCGTGACATGCAACTCGAAGACGTGGTGCGCATCGCCGACGAAGCCAGCGAGGTGCTGCAATTCAACCGCGCGCTGTTGCAGGGCGCGATCGAAAACATCACCCAGGGCATCAGCGTGATCGATCAGTCGCTGCGCCTGGTGGCGTGGAACCACCGCTATCTGGAGCTGTTCAATTACCCGGACGGCTTGATCAGCGTGGGTCGGCCGATTGCCGACATCATCCGCTACAACGCCGAGCGCGGCCTGTGCGGACCCGGTGAAGCGCAGGTGCATGTTGCCCGGCGCCTGCACTGGATGCGCCAGGGTCGCGCGCACACCTCTGAGCGGCTGTTTCCCAATGGTCGGGTGATCGAACTGATCGGCAACCCGATGCCGGGCGGCGGCTTCGTCATGAGCTTCACCGACATCACCGCCTACCGCGAGGCTGCGCAGGCACTCAAGGACGCCAACGAGGGACTGGAACAGCGGGTCGCCGAGCGCACCCATGAACTGTCGCAATTGAACCAGGCGCTAACCGAAGCCAAGGGTCATGCCGAATCGGCGAACCAGTCCAAGACCCGTTTCCTGGCCGCGGTCAGTCATGACCTGATGCAGCCGCTCAATGCCGCACGGCTGTTCTCCGCCGCGCTGTCGCACCAGCCCGGTTTATCGACCGAGGCCAGCCAACTGGTGCAGCATATGGACCATTCACTGCGCTCGGCGGAAGACCTGATCAGCGATCTGCTGGATATCTCCCGCCTGGAGAACGGCAAGATCAGCCCGGATCGCAAGGGCTTCGCCCTCAGCGAACTGTTCGATGGGCTGGGGCCGGAATTCAAGGCCCAGGCCCGCGAACAGGACTTGGATTTCCGCGTGCGCGGCAGCCGCTTGCGGGTGGACAGCGATATCAAGCTGTTGCGCCGCGTGCTGCAGAATTTCCTCACCAACGCGTTCCGCTACGGCCGCGGGCCGATCCTGCTGGGGGTGCGGCGCAAGCCCGGCGCCTTGAGCCTCGAGGTGTGGGACCGCGGCCCGGGCATCGCCCGTGACAAGCTGGAAACGATCTTCGAGGAATTCAAGCGCCTGGACAGCCACCAGACCCGGGCCGAAAAGGGTCTGGGCCTGGGCCTGGCGATTGCCGACGGGCTGTGCCGGGTGCTCGGCCATCCGCTGCAGGTGCGCTCCTGGCCGGGTCATGGCAGCGTGTTCAGCGTGACGGTCCCGCTGGCCGGCGTCGACACCCAGAACGCCCTGCCCGCTCCGGCGCCCGTGAGCCAGCCGCTGGGCGGGGCGCGAGTGCTGTGCGTCGACAACGAAGACAGCATCCTGCTGGGCATGCACAGCCTGCTCAGCCGCTGGGGGTGCGAGGTGTGGACCGCGCGCAACCGCCAGGAGTGTGCGGCGCTGCTGGCCCAAGGCAAGCGTCCGCAACTGGCCTTGGTCGACTACCATCTGGACGAAGGCGAGACCGGGACGCACCTGATGGCCTGGCTGCGCACTGCGCTGGCCGAGCCGGTGCCGGGCGTGGTGATCAGCGCCGACGTGCGCCCCGAAACCGTCGCTCAGGTGCATGCCGCAGGCTTGGACTATCTGGCCAAGCCGGTCAAACCGGCGGCCTTGCGGGCGCTACTCAACCGGTACCTGGGCCGGCACTGA
- a CDS encoding crotonase/enoyl-CoA hydratase family protein: MPTPCPGKVSCELREHVMLIGLDRPAKRNAFDLPMLDELSLAYGAFEREPAARVALVFCHGEHFTAGLDLAAVSTRLTQGWQVPPGGCDPWRVSAGPVVSKPVIVAAQGYCLTVGIELMLAADINLCASNTRFAQMEVQRGLFPFGGATLRLQQIAGWGNAMRWLLTGDEFDAHEALRLGLVQEVMASEDLLPNALALAQRIARQAPLGVQATLASARLAISEGEVAASRQLSATTGRLFASEDAQEGLAAMQQQRPALFAGK; the protein is encoded by the coding sequence ATGCCTACCCCCTGCCCCGGCAAGGTCAGCTGCGAGTTGCGCGAGCACGTCATGCTCATCGGCCTCGACCGTCCTGCCAAACGCAACGCCTTCGACCTGCCCATGCTCGATGAACTGAGCCTGGCCTATGGCGCGTTCGAACGCGAGCCGGCGGCGCGGGTGGCGCTGGTGTTCTGCCATGGCGAGCACTTCACCGCCGGGCTCGACCTGGCGGCGGTCAGCACGCGCCTGACCCAGGGCTGGCAGGTACCCCCCGGCGGCTGCGATCCCTGGCGGGTGTCGGCCGGGCCTGTGGTCAGCAAGCCGGTGATCGTCGCAGCCCAAGGTTACTGCCTGACCGTGGGCATCGAACTGATGCTCGCGGCCGACATCAATCTGTGCGCCAGCAATACCCGGTTTGCCCAGATGGAAGTGCAGCGCGGACTCTTTCCTTTCGGCGGCGCCACCCTGCGCCTGCAACAGATCGCCGGGTGGGGCAATGCCATGCGCTGGCTGCTCACCGGCGATGAATTCGATGCCCATGAGGCCTTGCGCCTGGGCCTGGTCCAGGAAGTCATGGCCAGCGAAGACTTGCTGCCCAACGCCCTCGCGCTGGCTCAGCGGATTGCCCGGCAGGCACCGCTGGGCGTGCAGGCGACCTTGGCATCGGCCCGCCTGGCCATCAGCGAAGGCGAAGTCGCCGCCAGCCGCCAACTGTCAGCCACCACCGGCCGCCTGTTCGCCAGCGAGGACGCGCAGGAGGGGCTGGCGGCCATGCAGCAGCAGCGCCCTGCCCTGTTTGCCGGGAAATAA
- a CDS encoding sulfite exporter TauE/SafE family protein has product MLETVLYIALGAAMGTLGGVFGIGGGLIAIPALGLLFGVDQQLAQGTSLVMVVPNVLLAMWRYHQRRPIPWRHALPLAGGGLVCAWLASMLASGLDPASMRVGFVVFLLALVVYNVAQMFLRPVSGTGEMRYAWPWLGVLGGFSGVIGGFFGVGGAVLATPVLTSVFGTTQIMAQGLSLALAAPSTSVTLLTYAVHDHVDWAMGIPMAIGGLLSISWGVKIAYSLSEKALRGSFCVFLLLCAILLLFKV; this is encoded by the coding sequence ATGTTGGAAACAGTGCTGTACATTGCATTGGGCGCGGCGATGGGTACGCTGGGTGGCGTGTTCGGCATCGGCGGGGGCCTGATCGCGATCCCGGCACTGGGTCTGCTGTTCGGCGTCGACCAGCAGCTGGCTCAGGGCACATCGTTGGTCATGGTGGTGCCCAATGTGCTGCTGGCCATGTGGCGCTATCACCAACGTCGTCCCATTCCCTGGCGGCACGCCTTGCCCCTGGCCGGCGGCGGCCTGGTCTGCGCCTGGCTTGCCTCCATGCTCGCGTCCGGGCTGGATCCGGCATCGATGCGAGTGGGCTTCGTGGTCTTCTTGTTGGCACTGGTGGTCTACAACGTTGCGCAGATGTTCCTGCGGCCGGTAAGCGGTACAGGCGAGATGCGCTATGCCTGGCCATGGCTGGGCGTGCTGGGTGGCTTTTCCGGAGTGATCGGCGGCTTTTTCGGCGTCGGTGGCGCGGTGCTGGCCACGCCCGTGCTGACCAGCGTCTTCGGCACCACGCAGATCATGGCCCAGGGCTTGTCACTGGCGCTGGCCGCGCCCAGTACCAGCGTGACCCTCTTGACCTATGCCGTGCACGATCACGTCGACTGGGCCATGGGCATACCGATGGCCATCGGCGGCCTGCTGAGCATCAGCTGGGGCGTGAAGATCGCCTATAGCCTGTCGGAAAAAGCCCTGCGTGGCAGCTTCTGCGTGTTCCTTCTGCTCTGTGCGATCCTGCTGCTGTTCAAGGTCTGA
- a CDS encoding MarR family winged helix-turn-helix transcriptional regulator codes for MNTESTHDRAVSADDSLLLDNQLCFSLYSTSLLMTKVYKPLLHALGLTYPQYLTMMVLWEKNGMTVGEISTRLLTDPGSLTPLLKRLEVEGLLSRTRSKEDERVVIVELTPQGRALRDKAGSVPLNIVKATGHSVEELRALQVSLLSLRKNLQQGL; via the coding sequence ATGAACACGGAATCCACTCACGACAGGGCAGTCAGCGCGGACGACAGCCTGCTGCTGGATAATCAGCTGTGCTTCTCGTTGTACTCCACATCGCTGTTGATGACCAAGGTGTACAAGCCCTTGTTGCACGCCCTGGGGCTGACCTACCCGCAATACCTGACCATGATGGTGTTGTGGGAAAAGAACGGCATGACCGTGGGCGAAATCAGCACCCGACTGCTGACCGATCCGGGCTCGCTGACCCCTCTGCTCAAGCGCCTGGAAGTCGAAGGTCTGCTCAGCCGTACCCGCAGCAAGGAAGACGAGCGCGTGGTGATCGTCGAGCTGACGCCGCAGGGCCGCGCCCTGCGCGACAAGGCCGGGTCGGTGCCGCTTAACATCGTCAAGGCAACCGGCCATAGCGTCGAAGAGCTGCGTGCCCTGCAGGTCAGCTTGTTGAGCCTGCGCAAGAACCTGCAGCAAGGGCTCTGA
- a CDS encoding spermidine synthase, producing the protein MIRVLEVADYRFLEFGDAIEQSCTFTADPSWLEYDYTRAMLVGALCHGQPESALFLGLGAGTLTQACLKFLPLEDVECIELRPDVPRLATQYMGLEDDPRLYIRVGDALELLPSAESADLIFVDLYTDHGPAPAHLAWRFLEQCQQRLNPQGWLIINQWAGNDGKPLGAALLRGLYHRHYWELPVKEGNVIVMVPADIEQALDMPGLRQRAETLAPQLGYSLQGLIDAIRPAT; encoded by the coding sequence ATGATCCGTGTACTGGAAGTCGCGGACTACCGTTTCCTGGAGTTCGGCGACGCCATCGAACAGAGCTGCACCTTCACCGCCGACCCCAGCTGGCTGGAATACGACTACACCCGGGCCATGCTGGTAGGCGCGCTGTGCCATGGCCAGCCTGAAAGTGCATTGTTCCTGGGGCTCGGCGCCGGCACCCTGACTCAGGCGTGTTTGAAGTTCCTGCCTCTGGAAGACGTCGAATGCATCGAACTGCGCCCTGACGTACCTCGTCTGGCGACTCAATACATGGGCCTGGAAGACGATCCGCGTTTGTACATCCGGGTGGGCGACGCCCTGGAACTGCTGCCCAGTGCCGAAAGCGCCGACCTGATTTTCGTCGACCTCTATACCGATCACGGCCCGGCGCCTGCGCACCTGGCCTGGCGCTTCCTGGAACAATGCCAGCAGCGCCTGAATCCTCAGGGTTGGCTGATCATCAACCAGTGGGCCGGCAACGACGGCAAGCCGCTCGGGGCCGCATTGCTGCGCGGGCTCTATCACCGCCATTACTGGGAGCTGCCGGTCAAGGAGGGCAACGTGATCGTCATGGTGCCGGCCGATATCGAACAAGCGCTGGACATGCCCGGCCTGCGGCAGCGCGCCGAAACCCTTGCGCCGCAGTTGGGTTACTCCCTGCAGGGCCTCATAGACGCGATACGCCCGGCGACCTGA